Below is a genomic region from Macaca thibetana thibetana isolate TM-01 chromosome 1, ASM2454274v1, whole genome shotgun sequence.
GAATCATCAGTGAGTGGGATGGTGTCTAGATCCCCAGGACTGGGTGAGCTCATCTGGAAAGGAAGAGACTGGTCCCTGGGACATGCCCACCTTAGAGGCCAGGATGTGAGGCCTGTGGTATCAAGAAACCACAGGGAAGAAAGTGTTTCTAGAAGGAAGGAGTGGCACATTGTCCCAGGTGCTTCTGAAGGTCAAGGGGCATGGGGACAGAGGTGTGATTGCTGGATTTAGCATTACAGAGATGCATGGAGACCTTGACAGGCCGTTTTTAGTGACATGGTAGGGACAGGAACATTGCTCAAATGAGTCGAAAAATGACTAGGAGGGGAGGTAGAGGGGAGCAAGTCTTGCTCTGACAGGGAGCAGAGCAGCAGGCGGCAGAGTCTGGGGCCCCACACCATCATGCTCACTCCCACACCGCCCATGCACAGAACACGGCACACGCACCTGGGCCACCTGGCACTCCTCAATCTCAGCAAAGATTTTCAAGGGCCACGACCCCAGTGAGTACAAAGGGAGCCTCTGCTCTGTGACTTTTCTGTATCTGGAAGCAACACTGCTGAGGCCTCCAGAGCTGGGTCTACTGCTTATTatctgtgtgaccctgagcaagtcaccTCACCCGTGTGTGCTTCAGCTGTCTCCTTCATAAAAGCAGGAAGGATTGGACCTTCCTCATCTGGATGCTGCGAGCATGTGGGACAGTGTCAGGTACAAAGATGCCGCTGGGCTCCCAACTCAGTGCTCATTCCCTACCAAAATGAGTAGGAGGAGGGTGACCATAATTGATGCTCCTAACTTTGgggcattttttaaagtaaaagggGGCATTGTTAATGATGCCAGCACTGCAGGCATAAACCAATACAGTCCTGGGCAAACACCGTGTGGAGCCACCATAGTGCCAGCAATATCACCTCTGTGGAGGCAGGACTCGGGCCTCACCCTAAGATCCAGGGACTCCCAGGGAGGCTGGCAACCCTGGGGTTTTCCAGAAAAGGCTGAAGCGCTGCAGGCTCTTATTAGTTCCCAGTCATGACACGCTAGTGAATAAGACAACGCATCCTTATCCCCAGGGCacagcccagccccaccccagccgCAGACCCACCTGCTTTGGCAGGGGCTAGTTATTGCAACGGCATTTGtaatagaatgaaataaaagactAGAAACAGCCTTAATTTTTATCAGAGTAGAACTGATTAAATATATGACAGTACATATACTATtcagctgtttttaaaatgagagagcAAGGCAGCTCTATATCGACTGATGGGATAAATGTCAtattttgctaaatgaaaaaaagcaaagtgcaGAAGAGGGTTGATAGCATACTTCCATAGGTTCAATGTAAAAAAGAGGACTATATAGTTGAATATGAACAGGCGATTCGTGAATGAAAACAAGAAACTAGGGACCCTGGTGTTCAGGTAGGCAGCTCCGGTTGCAGTCTGCCCTTCTGAGTCACTCCAGGCGGTGACCTCCCCCACTCCGCCCTCATTCCTGCACGTCTTTCCTGGCACAGGACTCACTGTGCCCCTTCCCGCTGTGGGTACAAGGTCTGCCCCCGACCCCGGCTCTCCAAAGCGCACCGACCTccctggaggccgaggtggagggCCCGTCGCGCCGGGGGACCGGGCTGGGCCGGAAGCGGGCACGGTACCCGCGGCAAACTAGCGTGGGCGAGTCCTGATTGCAGTCGGACCTGCAGCCGCGGCACTTAACAGTTTGCAGAGTGCTTCCCGCCCCTGATCTCATTGGAGCCTTCGGATGGCCCTGCCCACGATCACCGATGCCCCCATTTCACGCCTGAGGAAGCGGAGGCTCAGACGGGCCACCAGCCCCTCCGGAGGCTGGCCCGGGAGCACCTGGCAGCGTGCGGTCTAGGAGCCGGctccctcctgctccctcctccGCGCCGCCCGAGGTGTGCCCGCCGTCCGTGTGCACCACTGCTGAGCCCAGCTCCGGCGCCCTCGCCTCTGCCGTGGGCCCCGGGGACGCGGGCTCAGGCCTTCGCGTTGGCCAAGCCGCTGCAGGTAAGTGCTGGACCGGGCGGGGCCAGGCGGGGCGGGACCCTCAGGGGCGTCGAGCGCTCCCGGTGACCCCCTGCGGCAGGGCTGGGGCTTGAGCCTGCCAGTGCGCTGGGATGGGGCGCGAAGACGGGATGCGGGGACTCCTCTCCCGTGCCTCCCAATCCGCCCTCTCACCTCTCAATTCTGGGCCCATTAGGGGCCCCGGCGGCGGGAAGGTTCCGAGACACCCCCTCGCCAAGTCCGCAAGCTCCCAAGCTGCCTGGGATGGAGGGAAACTGGGGAGGAAAGGGAGCTTTATCCTTAGGGGACAttgtggggtgggaggcaaggctgggcacagtacaGTCTGGGGGTCTGGGAAAAAACGGTTGCGCTGGGAGCTGGCTTTGTAGGGCAGCTGGGGGAACCAGAACTGGCTCCACCAGTCCCCAGCCTAGACTTGGGAAGGAAATTCTTTGCCTGTGAGGCTCCTCCCTGGGGTGTGTCAAGAGGGACTGGGCAGACAGCGCCCAAGGGTGGAAGGTGGGGGCCCAGGAGGGAGCTGCACCCCGGTGGGCAGCCATGGGAGGGTGTCAGGTGGAAGCAGCCGTCAGggtccctctcctctctccatccCGACAGAGGGGGCTCCAGCCTCCACTTCAGTTCCTGTGAACTCCCACCACGTGAGTGGCAGACCTGGGAGGGAACAGTCTCAGGATTCTCACCACAGCCCGGGAAAGTAGGAATTATTTCCCTTTAGAGATAAGTAAATAGGGTCAATGAGATTAGGAAATTCTTGGAAGTCGCCCAGCTACTAAGTGGCCCAGCGGAGGTTTGAATCCAGGTGGAACTCGGTGTTCAGTGCTATCCCACTGCCTTCCCGCACCACCAGGGCTTGGAAGGAGCAGAAtaggggagaagaggaggcttTCCAGGAATGAGGTCTTCCCAATCGCCCCATCCTGCCCAGACTGTGATTCCCAGAGGAAACACAGCCAGGAGAGCCAGGTGCTGAGAAGgaactccctctctccctctctccagtgTAGGGAAGTCTTTCCCCCAATCCCCCGCCCAGGCTGCCCCCAACCAGGATCCTGCCcaccctcctgtcccctccctccaAGCTGCCTAGCTGAGAACTCAGCATccatttgtttacccattcagcattgagtgcctactatgtgccaagcactgggcaCTAAATATAAAGCAAGACCAAGTTGACATTCTAGAGGGGGAGCCAGATAAtaaataagaccaaaaaaaaggacaaagtatTTAATTTCAGATAGTGActaagtgctataaagaaaacaaagagggctggaaaaattagccgggcatggtggtgcacacctgtggccccagctactcagggggctgaggtaggaggatcccttgagcctgggaagcagaggttgcagtgagccaaggttgcaccactgcactccagcctgggtgacagagcaagaccttgtctcaaaagaaagaaaggggacaGGAACAGAGAGACAGAAGCAGGGGCTCTTCAGACCCAGGGTAATCTGGAGCGGCCTCTAAAGAGATGAGGTTTGAGCAGAGGCCTGTGTGATGAGAAAGGTCTACCCATGTGAGGTTctggaggaagagcattccagacagaagGAATCAATAAAAAGCCCCCAAGGCTCTTATTCCAGTGTGGCAGGGTGAAAATGTCGAATCTGGGGTTTTGCTAAGCCTAGCAAGAAGCTAGTAGAGTCTTAAACAAGGGAGTGGCATGAACTGATTTAATGGACTCTAGGGGCACAGGGGGAAGGTGAAAAGCTAGTAAAGAGGTCATAATACAGGCCAGAGTAATGGTGGTTTGGGGCAGGGTGGTGGCCTCGCAGGCATCACACTTGCTCAGAGGTGCAAATCCGCTCCAGGGGGAGTCACACGCACACAGGCCCACACACAGGCAGGTGGGGGCTCTCACACCCACAGCAGCACAGAAACAAGGCATGCTCAGGCAGACCCACCCATTCACACCCTCTGAGTCACTCCAGGACTGGGAGGAAGATATGTGAATTGAGGCCTGAACAAAGCACATCTTTCCACCACAAGGCCCTGGCAACCAGCGTGGCTGGGGGTGGCTGGGCTTCCCCAGGCCCAGCGCAGGGAGCAGGGAGCTGCCTCTAGATACTCCCTGGATCCAGTGTCCTCCCAGGAGTCATATAAGCCTCCATATAAGGAGTCATAAGCCTCCATGCATCCCCCACCTGAACTGGTCTCCCCTCTTCACCACCCAGCAGCTATGAGACCTTGGGCTCGTTAtttctcctctctgagcctcagtttcccctctgtaGAATGGGACTCATAACCGCAACTTCACAGTATAGTAGTGAGGCATCCACAAAGTAAGCGTTTCAAGAATCTGGTCTGGGGCAGGAGTCCAtcggagaagagaagaggaggtggTGGAGAGCACAGGCTCTGGCACCCAACAGCCGGCCTTGAATCCACCTCTTATTTTAAGTGAGTTACTTGACCTCTCTAAATTTCACAGTAATGAGTAGCCAGCATTTATGGGGCACTTACTACGTACTACTTGTTTTGCAATCATTCAATGATCAGTTTCATCTGTAAGTGAGGAGCACTGTAATAACCACCTTATGAGGTCATTCtaagagattaaatgagattctGCTCATAAAGTGTTTAGCTTCGTGCCTGGCTCAGAGTAAACACTCAACAAATGGTGATTGTTATTATCAGCAAAAGCACATTTGCTTCCTTCCAGCATACTAGTTCTGTTGCCTTTGGGTAAGTTATGTAAccttgctgtgcctcagtttcctatctGCAGCTTGGGAGGAATAATAGTTCTGAACTCAGAGGGTCGTTCTGAGGATTGAACAAGTCAGAACTCAGAAcactgcctggtacatagtaaatgctcaattaaGTCACCTATTCATTCACACGATGGTTTTTCCTCTAATTCTCTCAGGTAGGCACAGCCCCCACCAGACGCCATGGACTGGAAGACACTCCAAGCCCTACTGAGCGGCGTGAACAAGTACTCCACAGCGTTCGGGCGCATCTGGCTGTCAGTGGTGTTCGTCTTCCGGGTGCTGGTGTACGTGGTGGCTGCAGAGCGCGTGTGGGGGGACGAGCAGAAGGACTTTGACTGCAACACCAAGCAGCCCGGCTGCACCAACGTCTGCTACGACAACTACTTCCCCATCTCCAACATCCGCCTCTGGGCCCTGCAGCTCATCTTCGTCACGTGCCCCTCGCTGCTGGTCATCCTGCACGTGGCCTACCGTGAGGAGCGGGAGCGTCGGCACCGCCAGAAGCACGGGGACCAGTGCACCAAGCTGTACGACAACACAGGCAAGAAGCACGGAGGCCTGTGGTGGACCTACCTGTTCAGCCTCATCTTCAAGCTCATCATCGAGTTCCTCTTCCTCTACCTGCTGCACACTCTCTGGCATGGCTTCAACATGCCGCGCCTGGTGCAGTGCGCCAACGTGGCCCCCTGCCCCAATATCGTGGACTGCTACATCGCCCGACCCACCGAGAAGAAAATCTTCACCTACTTCATGGTGGGCGCCTCCGCCATCTGTATCGTACTCACCATCTGCGAGCTCTGCTACCTCATCTGCCACAGGGTCCTGCAAGGCCTGCACAAGGACAAGCCTCGAGGGGGCCGTGGCCGCTCATCCTCCACCAGCCGAGCTTCCACCTGCCGCTGCCACCACAAGCTGGTGGAGGCTGGGGAGCTGGATCCAGATCCAGGCAATAACAAGCTGCAGGCCTCAGCACCCAACCTGACCCCCATCTGACAACAGGGCAGGGGGTAGGGCAACATGGGGGCTGCCAATGGGACAGGCAGGGCGGTGTGGCAGGGTGGAGAGGTCCTACAGAGGCTGAGTGACCCCACTTTGAGTTCACTAAGCTATGCAACTTTCCTTTTGGCAGATATTTTTTGACACTGGGCACTGGGCTGTCTACCCGGGTATAGGTAACCCACAGGCCCAGTGCCAACCCTCAAAGGACACAGACTTTGAAACAAGCGAATTAACTATCTATGCCTGCAAGGGGCCACTTAGGGCGCTGCTGGCAGGGCTTCTAGCTAACCCAGGAAGGGGTCATCAGGAGAGGCTTCCCTGAGGACACAATGTGTAAGAGAGGTGAGAAGAGCTCCCAAGCAGAGACAACGGCAGCACAGAGGTCTGGAGGCCATACAAAAAGAGATGCTCGCCCTGGGCTAGCCTCAGCGGACCTAAGGCATCTCCACTCCTTCCGGAGGAGCCGCCCAGACTCCTGCAGTGGAGAGGAGGTCTTCTCCCAGCAGCAGCAGGTCTGGAGACCTGAGAGTGAGTCTGACAAGAGGTTCTGGAGACACCCAGGGGTCCTCCAGGTCATCACTTGGCTCAATGGAAGCCCTCTTCCCCCAAATCCTACTCCCTCAGCCTCAGGCAGTGGTACTCCCATCTTCCTCCCCACAACCGTGTTCTGCCTGGTGCCAGCCTTTCAGACCCTGATCCTAGGGACTCGGGTGGATGCGCTGATAGCACATGCTCAAGACAGTTTCCTTGAAATCTATAAAGCCTGTGTTTTCTACAGGTTGGCTCTGCCCCTGGTTCTCCCACCCACTCACAGGACCCTGAAGGTAGGGAAGGTAAACCCTCAGAAAGGGAAAGAGTTCCATGGCTGGGGGTGGAGCTAGGGTGGGAGCTGTGGCAGTGGCTGCAGCTGGGGCTGGAGCTAGAGCTGGGTTAGGCTGGGGCTGAGGTTGACAGCGGGAAGCTGGGTTTGTATTAGAGGAGGAGGCTGGAGTGGAACCTACTGATATATATGTTGGGATTCTAGTTGTGGCCACAAGAGTGCGCTGTGCTCCCTCTGCAATAGCGCTTCCAGCCTTCGTAATTAGACTTCGCCCTGAGTACACACACAATCACTGCCACTCACTATAAATAAACCACACTCCCTCCTCTGTCATCCAGTCACTGCCATCACAACACACATCCCCACCCTGTGTACACACAATCCTTGCTATTCATACTCTCACTCCTTATGTGCACTCTCAACAGGGCATGTCGTCTGCACTCAAGCATGCCATCCCAGCCTCACCCCGCATTTTATTCGGCTCATTCCATTTTCCCCGAGCATTTTCGCTGAACCAGGGCCCTGGCAGGATGCTGGGACTGTACAAGGAGGTAGGACCTGTGCCCACAGGGCTAAGAGACAGGAACACAGGCTCATCTCCCGCTCTAACCAACCCCTGGGGTGACTCACGGTCCTGCTCCCGGTGCTGTGTCATGACCTGAAATTTAGGGAACACCAATACCC
It encodes:
- the GJB3 gene encoding gap junction beta-3 protein, translating into MDWKTLQALLSGVNKYSTAFGRIWLSVVFVFRVLVYVVAAERVWGDEQKDFDCNTKQPGCTNVCYDNYFPISNIRLWALQLIFVTCPSLLVILHVAYREERERRHRQKHGDQCTKLYDNTGKKHGGLWWTYLFSLIFKLIIEFLFLYLLHTLWHGFNMPRLVQCANVAPCPNIVDCYIARPTEKKIFTYFMVGASAICIVLTICELCYLICHRVLQGLHKDKPRGGRGRSSSTSRASTCRCHHKLVEAGELDPDPGNNKLQASAPNLTPI